In the genome of Rhizobium etli 8C-3, one region contains:
- a CDS encoding DUF6634 family protein yields MHTSDSVFQAWFGMSRTCFIESLRCLADDLENVDQCAQALSPDVAINTWALAKRAVPCLIGRPIGHPSVADGKPVASSELFYLDPERGIARTMSRWYRLGTRVDVEYWSDRVAGNL; encoded by the coding sequence ATGCACACGAGTGATTCGGTTTTCCAGGCATGGTTTGGGATGTCTCGGACATGTTTCATAGAGAGCCTTCGATGCCTTGCAGATGATCTCGAGAACGTCGATCAGTGCGCTCAGGCGCTATCTCCTGACGTGGCGATCAACACCTGGGCGCTGGCCAAGCGAGCCGTGCCTTGCCTGATAGGACGCCCGATTGGGCACCCTTCTGTCGCGGATGGAAAACCGGTCGCGTCAAGCGAACTCTTCTATCTCGACCCCGAGCGCGGGATCGCACGGACGATGTCGCGTTGGTATCGGCTGGGCACGCGGGTCGATGTTGAATACTGGAGCGATCGCGTTGCCGGCAATCTATGA
- a CDS encoding AAA family ATPase: MPTTRSGKRTRVPWKPETQVRNMAVTLPVFIAYCGIAASLRAWNIPNSKFIVTLQARDDFYYPVYAEAAEVFAAGIWQLLEFTSCAFEWKDRSFRDEMLAHKNERAIFIAPPDYNLDDGDRLFSDAVLDLNPRTRRHAEAALRRAGLPPSDRDVELLLSEPWPRLVKAFQERRHPILALERLRSYRPVPAKAVPEVVKQAGPALADMHGYGPALDWGNDLAKDLADYKAGVLPWSDVDAGVLLSGPPGVGKTMFASALANTCRVPIIYGSVSQWQEAGALDNHLKAMRASFAEAKAKAPSILFIDEVDTFGDRTEKDRNSGYFRSAMAGFLELMDGFDRRQGVVVVGACNYPDQLDPAVRRAGRLDRHFEITLPDAQSRLSILGFHSGIELDQSQAEKFGIATGGLSGADIEQLVRDAKRAARRRREALSGNHVIEQLRPLTELTEEYVRALAVHEAGHALVAIEIGYGQVTEVKISRYRIDGKSGELGYVQYGQTGARPKTSTDYLNAIAVCLGGIAAELEIFGSFADGSSGSETADLNRATELATMLEGGLGMGHTLVVEGHRPGQLERLRTYNPELRMHVHDVLQREFERARSIIQTRRTALDAIVERLMEAQTMTGDDVVDIVQRHKMPRVSLAKLPRRGMGA, from the coding sequence ATGCCGACAACACGTTCGGGCAAACGAACTCGTGTGCCCTGGAAGCCGGAAACGCAAGTCCGCAACATGGCCGTGACGTTACCTGTCTTCATTGCATACTGCGGGATCGCGGCATCGCTTCGAGCTTGGAATATACCGAATTCCAAATTCATCGTGACCCTTCAGGCGAGGGACGATTTCTACTATCCGGTCTATGCGGAGGCGGCCGAGGTCTTTGCTGCTGGAATTTGGCAGCTGCTGGAGTTTACTTCGTGTGCTTTCGAGTGGAAGGACCGGTCATTTCGCGATGAGATGCTAGCTCACAAAAATGAAAGAGCGATCTTCATTGCTCCGCCTGACTACAATCTCGATGACGGCGACAGATTGTTTTCCGACGCTGTCTTAGATTTGAACCCGCGGACGAGAAGACATGCAGAGGCGGCGCTTCGACGTGCCGGTCTGCCACCATCTGACCGGGACGTCGAATTACTTCTCTCGGAGCCTTGGCCACGGCTGGTAAAGGCTTTCCAGGAGCGTCGCCATCCCATCCTTGCCTTGGAAAGATTGAGAAGTTATCGGCCCGTGCCGGCCAAAGCCGTACCGGAAGTCGTCAAACAGGCGGGCCCTGCGCTTGCCGACATGCATGGTTATGGACCCGCGCTCGATTGGGGAAACGATCTCGCAAAAGACCTCGCCGACTACAAGGCGGGCGTACTTCCATGGAGCGATGTCGACGCCGGAGTCTTGCTTTCCGGCCCACCTGGTGTCGGAAAAACGATGTTTGCTAGCGCGTTGGCTAACACCTGCCGTGTGCCAATCATTTACGGGTCGGTGTCTCAATGGCAGGAGGCCGGGGCGCTCGACAATCATTTGAAAGCAATGCGTGCTTCCTTTGCCGAAGCAAAGGCGAAAGCTCCGTCGATTCTATTCATTGACGAGGTTGATACGTTTGGCGATCGGACGGAGAAGGATCGAAACAGCGGCTATTTCCGAAGCGCGATGGCGGGATTCCTGGAACTAATGGATGGTTTCGATCGTCGCCAGGGCGTGGTCGTGGTTGGAGCTTGTAATTATCCAGACCAGCTCGATCCCGCTGTACGGCGAGCCGGGCGGTTGGATCGGCACTTCGAGATTACGCTTCCGGACGCACAGTCCCGGCTGTCAATCTTGGGATTTCATAGCGGCATCGAGCTAGATCAATCTCAAGCCGAGAAGTTCGGCATCGCGACCGGGGGTTTGTCGGGTGCCGATATCGAACAACTTGTCCGGGATGCCAAGCGGGCCGCGCGGCGGCGTCGGGAAGCCCTTTCGGGAAACCATGTGATCGAGCAACTGCGGCCGCTGACCGAGCTCACGGAGGAATACGTTCGCGCTCTCGCTGTCCACGAGGCAGGCCACGCCCTCGTTGCAATCGAAATCGGCTACGGGCAGGTAACCGAGGTCAAGATTTCGCGATACAGGATAGACGGCAAATCTGGTGAATTGGGATACGTGCAGTATGGTCAAACTGGCGCTCGACCAAAGACAAGTACCGATTATCTCAATGCGATCGCCGTGTGCCTTGGCGGCATAGCCGCCGAACTGGAAATCTTCGGATCATTTGCAGACGGCTCTTCCGGCTCTGAAACCGCAGACCTGAACAGGGCAACGGAACTCGCGACAATGCTCGAAGGCGGTCTTGGTATGGGGCACACGCTCGTCGTCGAGGGGCATCGACCGGGGCAACTAGAGCGGTTGCGCACTTATAATCCCGAGCTTCGGATGCATGTTCACGACGTCTTGCAGAGAGAGTTCGAGCGCGCGAGGTCGATAATTCAGACCCGCCGGACGGCTCTCGATGCCATCGTCGAACGTTTGATGGAAGCGCAGACCATGACGGGCGATGATGTCGTCGACATCGTACAACGACATAAAATGCCGAGGGTAAGCCTTGCGAAGCTGCCACGTCGCGGCATGGGGGCATAG